In Indicator indicator isolate 239-I01 chromosome 29, UM_Iind_1.1, whole genome shotgun sequence, the following are encoded in one genomic region:
- the KCNJ16 gene encoding inward rectifier potassium channel 16: MRKIPEHSSCYRPVNIQGNKIRYRGTCKESPEMGVKRLQKRFLHKDGSCNVYFKHIFGEWESYVVDIFTTLVDIKWRHMFVIFSLSYVLSWLFFGLVFWLIAIQHGDLFNDEEITPCVANVHSFTGAFLFSLETQTTIGYGYRCVTEECSVAILMVILQSVLSCIIDTFIIGAALAKMATARKRAQTIRFSYHAVVGLRDNKFCLMWRIGDFRPNHMVEGSVRAQLLRYKEDKEGRMTMEYKDLKLLHDQIILVTPVTVVHEIDSESPLYGLDRKALAKDSFEILVTFVYTGDSTGTSHQSRSSYVPREILWGHRFNDVLHVKKKYYKVDCLQFEETTEVYAPHCSAMQLDRKEWEWNRSEKTQKKEAETSALEMKSLSPNKKSLNAVALVTSCEDPEDPVPAINQPSGEDSYKKASVTLSRLSIESQI, translated from the coding sequence ATGAGAAAGATTCCTGAACACAGCAGTTGCTACAGGCCTGTGAACATACAGGGAAACAAGATCAGGTACCGAGGCACCTGCAAAGAGAGCCCTGAAATGGGGGTAAAAAGACTGCAGAAGCGATTTCTCCACAAGGATGGCAGCTGCAACGTGTACTTCAAACACATCTTCGGGGAATGGGAGAGCTACGTAGTGGACATATTCACCACGCTGGTGGACATCAAATGGCGCCACATGTTTGTGATATTCTCGCTGTCCTACGTTCTTTCCTGGCTGTTCTTTGGCCTGGTCTTCTGGCTGATAGCAATCCAACACGGAGATTTATTCAACGATGAGGAAATCACCCCCTGTGTTGCAAATGTCCATAGCTTCACAGGAGCATTCCTCTTCTCCCTCGAAACCCAGACGACCATCGGCTACGGTTACCGCTGCGTGACAGAAGAGTGCTCCGTGGCCATCCTCATGGTTATCCTCCAGTCAGTATTAAGCTGCATTATTGACACCTTCATAATCGGAGCAGCCTTGGCTAAGATGGCCACGGCTCGAAAAAGAGCTCAGACCATTCGGTTCAGCTACCACGCTGTCGTCGGCTTGAGGGACAACAAATTCTGCCTGATGTGGCGCATTGGGGATTTCCGGCCAAACCACATGGTTGAGGGCTCTGTGCGAGCTCAGCTGCTGCGCTACAAGGAAGACAAGGAAGGCAGAATGACCATGGAATACAAGGACTTGAAGCTGCTTCATGACCAGATCATACTTGTTACACCGGTGACAGTCGTACACGAAATCGACAGCGAGAGCCCCTTGTATGGTCTAGACAGGAAAGCTCTGGCCAAGGACAGCTTTGAAATCTTGGTCACGTTTGTCTACACAGGTGACTCAACAGGGACCTCACATCAGTCAAGAAGCTCCTATGTCCCCAGAGAGATTCTGTGGGGCCATAGGTTTAACGATGTCTTacatgtaaagaaaaaatactaTAAGGTGGATTGCTTACAGTTTGAAGAAACCACTGAAGTTTATGCTCCTCACTGCAGTGCCATGCAGCTGGATCGCAAGGAGTGGGAATGGAACCGAAGTGAGAAGACacagaaaaaagaagcagagacaTCAGCACTGGAGATGAAGTCACTTAGTCCTAACAAAAAATCACTTAATGCAGTTGCCCTCGTCACCAGCTGTGAAGATCCGGAAGACCCAGTGCCTGCTATCAATCAGCCTTCTGGAGAAGATTCTTATAAGAAAGCATCTGTGACCTTAAGTAGGCTATCAATAGAGTCCCAAATCTAG